Part of the Propionimicrobium sp. PCR01-08-3 genome, AACTTGGTTCGGTCAGCGCGGTCAGTTTCGAGATCTCGCCCGACGGCGCGCGCATGGCGGTGGTCGTCCAAGATGGGCAGGCCACTCGGCTCGGTTGGCTCCGGCTACGAGGTAGTGCGGGCGACCTCACGATCGACGGCTGGCGCGAGCTTCCGCTCAACACGGCAGGGGGACAGATCGTGGCCCTCCGGCAGGTCGTGTTCGTCTCCGGTCAGCGGTTGATGGTGCTCGGCGCAACCGAGCGTGACGCCCAGTTAGCCGTCTATTCGTTCGACGCCGATGCTGCGCTGGTCAGCGCCCAAGGGCCGATCAGCGACACCGGCGCCCTGGCATTGGCCGCGATGCCGCAAGGTACCGGCGTCAGCGCCGCGATCGTCACCGCCGACGGGTTCGTGCTGCGGTATGAGGCCCAGTATCGCTGGGAGGAACTGCTCTCCGGAGCCACCGACGTCGCATTCCCGGGTTGAGTGCCGCATCCCCGGTCGAACAGGGTCTGCCGCCGGAAACGGATCGGCCACGACCGGGATCATGATGCCTGGATTCAAGAACCAATCGGGCCGCCAGCGGCAGTGGGCTCAACTTCCCGATCTTGCGAAGTCGCCGGCCGAAATCGCTGGCCAAGGTGTCGCGTGGCGGAACATGTCAGGTGCCGGCTCCTCATGTTTCTCGGCAAGACCGGTTGTCCACAGCCGAATATTTTTATGAACGGTTGCCGGGCCGCCCACCAATACTGGGGACATGCCGCCAAACCTGCTGAAGCTGCGGGACGCCACCGCGGACCTGACTTTGGGCGCGGCCTGTCCGAGCTGCAAAATTCCCGGATGGGGACTGTGCCCTGCCTGCCGTGCGCGGCTTCCTGCCGAACCGCATCAGGTTGCGCGTCCGGCCTGGCTTCACGGTTTTCCGGTGATGGCCACGGGCTGGTATCTGGAACCGGTATCGCAGCTGATCATCGCGCACAAGGACGAAGGAGCCTGGCAGTTGTCCCGGTTGCTCGGCAGGCTGCTGGCATTGGCGGTCGATGCCGTCCGGTCGCCGGATCCCGAGCTGCCGTTGAGCCTGGTGCCGGTGCCGTCTGACCGATCGGCCACCAGGCGACGAGGCTACGATCATGGCCGCGCGCTGGCCCGTGCCGCTGCCGGACGACTCGGCATGCGCATGCTTCCGTTGCTGCGCAGGACCCGAGAGGCCAGCGACCAGGTGGGCAGGACGCAGCTGGCCCGGCTGGCCAGCCAGCGGCAGACCATGACCGCTACACGCACGGCCCGGTCGGTGGCGGTGATCGTGACCGATGATGTGGTGACAACAGGATCAACGATGGCGGAGGCGATCCGTGCACTGCGATCGGCAGGCCACTTCGTGTACGGCGCGGCAGCCGTATGCGACACCCCGCGATACTCGGTCTCACCGGGCTTCGGCGGACAGGTCCGGTGAACGTGGGACCTCTTGGGGATTCGGCGGACGAGCCCGTCGAGGGGCGAGACAAGGAGAACCCGCAGGTTTCGGCAATCCGCGCGTCAACCGTTCGTCGGCCTCGGCAATCCGAGCAAGCTCGATTGTCCTCAACCTTCCTCGGGGTGTCGCTCATAGCGGACGTGCATCGGCGGATTCAGGGTAACGTTGATGCATGGCACGATCTGTTGGCGCGTTGATCCGGTCCTATCCGGCCGGGGAAACGTTGCTGAGAGGTCGTGTCATTTGTTCTCCGCCCCCGGCGGCATGCTGCCGCTGGACGGCTGATTGGCAGCAATCAGTCCGCACTAGGAAGGAATGATCATGGACGTCAGTATCACCGGTAGGCATCTGACCATCTCGGATGACACCCGCGAGCAGGTCAGCGACGAGCTGACCGCAACTGTCGAGAAACTCCGCGATCGCATGATCCGGGCCGAGGTTGAGTTCACTCAGGCCGAGACCAAGGGAGACCCGGACGGCGAGATCCGCTGCGAGATCACGCTGCGAGGCAAAGGACCGGTGATCCGGGCCGGAGCCAACGCGTCCGACAAGATGATCGCTTTCGATCGTGCGGAAGAAAAGCTCAAGGCTCAACTACGTAAGGCCGCTGACCGGCGTAAGCGCCGTCGTGGGCTGCGCGGTGCGAAAGAATTCGTGGGCGCAGAGCCTTCGGCCACGGCAGTCGAAGAGAACATGGACGAAGAAGTCGCCACCCGCAAGGTTGCGGGCGACGTCGAGATGACCGGCGACGGACCGCTGGTGGTGCGTGAGAAGCGGTTCGACACCGTTCCGCTGACCTTGGCGCAGGCGCTGGACGAGATGGAATTGGTCGGGCACGACTTCTTCTTGTACGTCGATGCGGAGACTTCGGAACCGAGCGTGGTCTACCGCCGCAAGGCATACGACTACGGCGTCATTCACCTGGCGGTGAGCCAGTGACGATCGGTGAAGAGATCTGAAAAGGTTGCGCCGATGGACTCGGTCGCACAAGACCACGCTCAACGCGCGTGAGCTTTGAGTGATGGGCGTGACAAAGAAGTAGTGCAGTAAGGTCCCTCCAGAGAATTACTGCTGCGTGACGCATTAATTCTCTGTCAGTCCCTAATCCTCCGGAGGGTCCTGGGTGGGGCGTCGCAGATGCGGCGCCCCACACCTGTTCTCGCACCCCAGGATCTTCACCCTGACGGCAGCGATCGCCGTACCTTGGCCGGCACCAATTGTTGTCATACGCGAATCACGCGGCATCATTCGACGACTCACCGATAGAAGGTTCGATGGTTCGAACGCTGATTGATGACGGTGTGCGTCCATATTCGGCCACGAACTACACTGGTGCACGCTGCTGTCATAGGGGCGCATCCGGCGTGCCTGGCGGCGAGGATTCAGCAAAGGACGTATCCCGTGGGTTTCATGGACCGCCTGCTCAGTGTCGGCGAGGGACGCACGCTGAAGCGAATGCAGAAGATCGCTCAGCAGATCAACAGCATCGAAGACGACTACGTCGAGATGGACGACGACGAACTGCGCGCCCAAACCACCGATTTCAAGCAGCGTCTGGAGAACGGGGAAGATCTCGACAAGCTGCTTCCCGAAGCCTTCGCCACCGTCCGTGAGGCCTCTAACCGAGTGCTCGGCAAGCGTCCATTCGATGTGCAGCTGGTCGGCGGTATCGCCCTTCATGAGGCCAACATCGCCGAGATGAAAACCGGTGAAGGCAAGACGATCGTCGCGCTGATGCCGAGCTATCTGAACGCGCTCAGCGGCGAGGGCGTCCACGTGGTCACGGTCAACGATTACCTGGCGCAATACCAGTCGGAGCAGATGGGCCGCGTCCACCACTTTCTGGGTCTCGATGTCGGCGTGATCCTGTCGCAGATGACACCCGCTCAACGCCGGGTGGCCTACAACAAGGACATCACCTACGGCACGAACAACGAGTTCGGTTTCGACTACCTGCGCGACAACATGGCGCTCAGCCCCGACGACCTGGTGCAGCGCGGGCATCACTACGCGATCGTCGACGAGGTCGATTCGATCCTCGTCGATGAGGCCCGTACCCCGCTGATTATTTCCGGTCCGGCTACCGAGAACAAGCAGTGGTACCCGGTTTTCTCCAGGCTCGCCAACAGGCTGAAGCGCGACGTCGACTACGAGGTCGATGAGAAGAAGCGCACCGTTTCGGTGCTCTCGCATGGCATCGAGACCACCGAGGACGTGCTGGGTGTCGAGAACCTCTATGAGAGCGCGAACACCCCGCTGATCGGCTACCTCAACAACTCGATCCGGGCCAAGGAGCTTTTCCATCGTGACCGCGACTATGTGGTTGCTCAGGGCGAGGTGCTGATCGTCGACGAGCACACCGGCCGCACCCTGGTCGGACGCCGCTACAACGAGGGCCTGCACCAGGCGCTGGAGGCCAAGGAAGGTGTCTCGATCAAGGACGAGTACCAGACACTGGCCACGATCACCTTGCAGAACTACTTCCGGATGTACGACAAGCTCGCCGGCATGACCGGCACCGCGAAGACCGAAGAGAGCGAGTTCCAGAAGATCTACGGCCTCGGCGTGCTGGAGATCCCGACCAACAAGCCGATGATCCGCACCGACCAGTCCGACCTGATCTACCGCACCGAGGCCGCCAAGTTCGACGCCATCGTTGCCGACGTCGCCGAACGCTACGAGAACGGACAGCCGGTACTGATCGGAACCGCCTCGGTCAACAAATCCGAGCTGCTCAGCAAACAACTGAAGAAGGCCGGCATTCCACACGAGGTGCTGAACGCGAAACAGCACGCGCGGGAGGCCGCGATCGTCGCGATGGCCGGACGCAAGGGTGCCGTCACCGTCGCCACCAACATGGCCGGCCGCGGCACCGATATCATGCTGGGCGGCAACCCCGAATTCCTCGCCGACCAGGTTCTGCAGGAAAAAGGCATCGATCCGGTCGAGAACCGTGAGGAGTACGAGGCCGAGTGGCCCGACACTCTGAAAGAGCTGAGCGAGCAGACCGAGTCACAACACGAGCAGGTCGTCGAGGCAGGCGGCCTGTATGTGGTGGGCTCCGAACGGCACGAGTCCAGGCGCATCGACAATCAGCTTCGCGGCCGATCCGGGCGTCAGGGTGACCCGGGTGAGAGCCGGTTCTATCTGTCTCTCGAGGACGATCTGCTCCGGCTGTTCAAGGGCGAGGTGATCGAGCGGGCAATGGTCTCGCTCAACGTGCCGGACGATGAGCCGATCGAAATGAAGATGATCACCAAGGCCATCGAGAGTGCTCAGAAGCAGGTCGAGGCGCAGAACTTCGAAATGCGTAAGAACGTGCTGAAGTACGACGATGTCATGAACCGTCAGCGGCATGCGATCTACGGTGACCGGATGAAGGTGCTGGAGGGCACGCCGGTCGACGACCAGTTGCGCGACACCGTCGACCATGTGGTGCGTTCGGGCGTCCAGCAGTACACCACCGGGCTGCCCGACGATTGGGATCTCGACGGGTTGTGGGCCGAGATGAAGAAGCTCTACCCGGTCACCCTCGACCAGGACGAGTGGGAGAGCGTCGACGACGAGAAGGAATTGGCCGATGCCTTCGGAGAAGACGCGGCCAAGGCCTACGACACTCGCGAAGAGACCCTCGGCGAAGAGAACATGCGCGAGCTCGAGCGTCAGGTGTGGCTGACCGTGCTCGACCGCAAATGGCGCGAGCATCTCTATGAGATGGACTACCTGCGCGAGGGCATCGGGCTGCGCGCCATGGCGCAGCGCGATCCGCTGGTGGAATACCAGCGCGAGGGCGCCCAGATGTTCGATCAGATGCGTGACGGCTTCTCCGAAGAGGTCGTCGGCTACCTGTTCAACATCGATGTGCAGGTCGTTCCGGACGACAAGTCCGCTGCGCCTCAACTGAGCACCGACAGCGCTGCTGCGGCCGCCGGCAAGCTGGGTGGAGTCAGTGCGGCCGCGACCACCGGTGCGGACGAGGCAGTCGCGGCGTCCAAGAAGGCCCAGGCGGCAAAGAAGAAGACGACCGCTGGAAAGACTGCTGCGAGCAGCAAGCCTGCGACTTCCAAGGCGGCGTCCACATCCACCACTGCTCCCAAACGCCGGGCAGGCGTCGATGGCGCCGAGCCGAAGCGGGCCGAGAAGGTGCGCATCAAGGGTGCCGAGTCGGCTGCGGACGCGAGCAAGCTGAGCTATTCGGCGCCCGACGAACAAGGTGACGCCGACAAGAAGAAGGACGCAGCCGCCGCCGCGGACCCGTACGCAGGTGTCGGCCGCAACCAGCCCTGCCCGTGCGGTTCGGGCAAGAAGTTCAAGATGTGCCACGGACGAAACCCGAACGCCGCCTGAGCGCCTCGTCGCCTGCGAGGCGGGCTTTTGCGGCCTCTCGATTGAGACAGAAGATCGTGGACCGCTCACAAGCAGATGCCTCGGCTTGTGATCAGCGTTCACTGCAAGATCAATCGGCGATCCCGTTCCCATTGGTGCCTTGGGGCGCCGAGGCTTTGCCATCACGCGATGCGCTAGTTCTTTGTCAAGTCCTTACGGGCTCCAGGAGCAGCCGGGCAGCAGGATCTTCAGTCCGGGGCAGGTCCATCGTCCGCTTCGGGTCTCCAGGTACAGGCCGGCCGATAACACTCGGGTCGGGTAGGCGATCTGGATGCGTCCTTCGATGTGGCCCGGCCAGGTCTCGGCCAGATTGATCCGTGCGATACGAATCGGTTCCTCACGGTGCGCCCTGATCCACGCGGACAAGGCCTCGCATTCGGAGAAGGACAACCAGCGTCCGAGCTGTTTGGGATCCCGGCGCCGGGTGAGTGTCTCGACGAGGCGTTGCGCCAGGTGGGTGGCCAGGATACGGGCGTCGGCGCAGACCGGGTTTGCCTGCCAGGTGGTCACATCGGCGAGCATGGCCAGTTCGTCCCAGCCATGCAGCCCGATCGATCTGGCGAGTAGCTGATCGGCGGGGACGAGTAGTTCAGTGGCGAATTCCATGCCTCAGCATGGGCGTGTTTCCCGCCGGGACGAGCGAAGCCGGCAATATCTGTGGACAAGTCGAGCAACGCCGGCGAAAATCGTCGACTTGTCCACAGCTTTCGGGTTTACCTGGCTGCGACGGAGGGTCCCGAGCGTATCGACGAGTGTCGTAGCATCGGGCCGCGTCGCGGCGGCTGGGTGACAATGCGCCCTTGGCTCGCGAGCGACCGTGTCCGGTGCGGCGCGCGTCACGACTCGTCGACGGAGCCGGTGAGAACCTCCTACGTGCGCCGCCTACGGCTGGGCATTGATGATCGGCTACCCTCGAATGGCGGACAAGATGAGGAGCAAGCGATGACGGAGCGAGTACT contains:
- a CDS encoding SEC-C metal-binding domain-containing protein, whose product is MRIKGAESAADASKLSYSAPDEQGDADKKKDAAAAADPYAGVGRNQPCPCGSGKKFKMCHGRNPNAA
- a CDS encoding phosphoribosyltransferase family protein; this encodes MPPNLLKLRDATADLTLGAACPSCKIPGWGLCPACRARLPAEPHQVARPAWLHGFPVMATGWYLEPVSQLIIAHKDEGAWQLSRLLGRLLALAVDAVRSPDPELPLSLVPVPSDRSATRRRGYDHGRALARAAAGRLGMRMLPLLRRTREASDQVGRTQLARLASQRQTMTATRTARSVAVIVTDDVVTTGSTMAEAIRALRSAGHFVYGAAAVCDTPRYSVSPGFGGQVR
- a CDS encoding Rv3235 family protein, whose protein sequence is MEFATELLVPADQLLARSIGLHGWDELAMLADVTTWQANPVCADARILATHLAQRLVETLTRRRDPKQLGRWLSFSECEALSAWIRAHREEPIRIARINLAETWPGHIEGRIQIAYPTRVLSAGLYLETRSGRWTCPGLKILLPGCSWSP
- the raiA gene encoding ribosome-associated translation inhibitor RaiA, producing the protein MDVSITGRHLTISDDTREQVSDELTATVEKLRDRMIRAEVEFTQAETKGDPDGEIRCEITLRGKGPVIRAGANASDKMIAFDRAEEKLKAQLRKAADRRKRRRGLRGAKEFVGAEPSATAVEENMDEEVATRKVAGDVEMTGDGPLVVREKRFDTVPLTLAQALDEMELVGHDFFLYVDAETSEPSVVYRRKAYDYGVIHLAVSQ